Proteins from a genomic interval of Coccinella septempunctata chromosome 2, icCocSept1.1, whole genome shotgun sequence:
- the LOC123307671 gene encoding potassium/sodium hyperpolarization-activated cyclic nucleotide-gated channel 2-like codes for MVKKYGYFEHYCDLTLVAENNLLDNPPYLRKTKKWMLSIRKYILLNENDRRTKDFFRSYAAVRAEKRRHALEYPTTIHPFSTFAIYRERLLCIMWLFCYVTDPITWSFAAVRTVQHPLFIFQSILDCLFLMNAFITCNIGFVVPLTKEIVLSPKETFKHKFWTYLIPECIACLPLSLILKRGFHINTKKSRWIVLCYVKILRCLRVCDFMKYLNNIFHELNIREWVYTWFVIFLINLYLIFWSTCSLFFVSLIFFTYDGLPENSFLKNRAPDGKVGTYIIEPENSFHNTFITLLTTATCHFFGASQGYVPIELQIEKFLCSCIMMFGYLVCNFGTAKLLEIFGSSSISETKYEEWIYQVAEYAQSKNLPDDLRKRLKIYHDYKFHKRFFKEDVILATLSEHLRNEVILYGCRNVMEKVPLFQGMPKGIAGSIIGYMRREIYLPNDVVLKYGDPLTKMFWVSYGTLSVHYGPNAVEILHFEDGDHFGDLSITRTGGTALLTVVSLEISEIFTLYRKDVKHCTGFLKEMSDRIRKISSEKKELYATMAKMMTNEEAHNAVVADLRRGRILESDNWRRNP; via the coding sequence ATGGTGAAAAAATATGGCTATTTTGAACACTACTGTGATTTAACCCTAGTTGCAGAGAACAATCTTCTCGATAACCCCCCTTATTTGCGAAAAACCAAGAAATGGATGCTTTCAATTCGTAAATATATCCTACTGAATGAAAACGACAGAAGAACCAAAGACTTTTTCCGGAGTTATGCCGCTGTAAGAGCAGAGAAGAGGAGGCACGCCCTGGAGTATCCTACCACAATTCATCCTTTCAGTACATTTGCAATCTACAGAGAAAGATTATTATGCATTATGTGGTTATTCTGCTATGTGACTGATCCAATAACATGGTCTTTTGCCGCCGTTAGGACAGTCCAACACCCTTTATTCATATTTCAGTCAATTTTAGATTGTTTGTTTTTAATGAATGCCTTCATTACTTGCAACATAGGCTTTGTTGTCCCCTTAACAAAAGAAATAGTGCTTTCACCAAAAGAAACATTCAAACACAAGTTCTGGACATATTTAATACCGGAGTGCATAGCTTGCTTACCTCTTTCACTTATTTTAAAAAGGGGATTTCATATAAATACGAAAAAAAGCCGCTGGATTGTTCTCTGTTACGTTAAAATTCTCAGATGCCTCAGGGTATGCGACTTTATGAAATACCTCAACAACATTTTCCACGAACTGAACATTCGTGAATGGGTATATACCTGGTTTGTCATCTTTCTCATCAACTTATACCTCATATTTTGGTCGACATGCTCTTTGTTCTTCGTGAGTTTAATCTTTTTCACATACGATGGTTTACCTGAAAATTCTTTCCTGAAAAATAGAGCACCAGATGGTAAGGTCGGCACATATATCATTGAGCCTGAAAACTCTTTTCACAACACCTTCATCACTCTACTAACGACTGCAACCTGCCACTTTTTCGGAGCCAGTCAAGGGTATGTACCAATCGAATTGCAAATAGAAAAGTTCTTATGTTCTTGCATCATGATGTTTGGATATCTGGTTTGTAATTTTGGTACCGCAAAACTACTGGAAATATTCGGCTCTTCGAGCATATCCGAAACAAAATACGAGGAATGGATTTATCAGGTGGCTGAATATGCTCAGTCGAAAAATTTACCAGACGATCTGAGAAAGCGCTTAAAAATTTATCACgattataaatttcataaaaggTTCTTCAAAGAAGATGTAATCCTCGCTACTTTGTCAGAACATCTACGGAACGAAGTTATCCTTTACGGATGTAGAAATGTGATGGAAAAAGTTCCTCTCTTCCAAGGCATGCCAAAAGGAATAGCTGGAAGTATAATAGGTTATATGAGAAGAGAGATTTATCTACCAAACGATGTTGTCCTCAAATACGGCGATCCTCTCACTAAAATGTTTTGGGTGTCTTATGGAACGCTGTCGGTTCACTACGGTCCGAATGCAGTAGAAATTCTACATTTTGAAGATGGGGATCACTTTGGTGATTTATCAATTACTAGAACTGGAGGCACAGCTCTTTTAACAGTTGTTTCCCTAGAAATATCGGAAATATTTACGTTGTACAGAAAAGACGTCAAACATTGCACTGGATTTCTGAAGGAAATGAGCGACAGGATAAGGAAGATATCTAGCGAAAAGAAGGAGTTGTATGCTACCATGGCAAAGATGATGACCAACGAGGAGGCCCACAATGCTGTTGTAGCTGATTTGAGACGAGGCAGAATTTTGGAAAGTGATAACTGGAGAAGAAATCCTTGA